The following coding sequences lie in one Rhodohalobacter barkolensis genomic window:
- the rpe gene encoding ribulose-phosphate 3-epimerase — translation MNFDLPILAPSILAADFLKLGDELQTCKDAGINWFHCDIMDGHFVPNISYGPGIVGAVRKSVPDSFLDVHLMIENPDNYIDDFADAGSDLISVHYEACPHLHRTIQSIKQNGCMAGVVINPATSTDLLRPILPDVDLALIMSVNPGFGGQKFIQSSYRKVQELKQIRSELNAEFLIEIDGGVGTKNISKLVETGVDVLVAGSSVFKAEDIPERISELNSLALKGSEKVV, via the coding sequence ATGAATTTTGATCTACCGATACTGGCTCCATCTATACTGGCCGCTGATTTTTTGAAACTTGGTGATGAACTTCAAACATGTAAAGATGCCGGAATTAACTGGTTCCACTGTGATATCATGGATGGCCATTTTGTGCCAAATATCAGCTACGGACCGGGAATTGTAGGAGCCGTTCGAAAATCTGTACCGGACTCATTTCTAGATGTTCATCTGATGATTGAAAATCCGGACAATTATATTGATGACTTTGCAGACGCGGGCTCAGACTTAATCTCTGTTCACTACGAAGCCTGTCCACATCTTCACCGAACCATTCAAAGTATTAAACAAAACGGTTGTATGGCGGGAGTGGTCATTAATCCTGCTACAAGTACAGATCTACTTCGACCTATTTTACCTGATGTAGACCTTGCATTGATTATGAGTGTAAATCCTGGATTTGGCGGACAAAAATTTATTCAGTCCAGTTACCGGAAAGTTCAGGAGCTTAAACAGATCCGAAGTGAACTAAATGCTGAGTTCCTTATTGAAATAGACGGTGGCGTAGGAACCAAAAACATCTCCAAACTTGTTGAGACAGGTGTGGATGTACTTGTGGCCGGAAGCAGTGTCTTTAAAGCAGAAGATATTCCTGAAAGAATCAGCGAACTCAATTCACTTGCTTTAAAAGGTTCGGAGAAGGTCGTTTAA
- a CDS encoding purine-nucleoside phosphorylase → MMKLPDKIDQIKSYLIQNDFPEEIEAAIILGSGLGDFSTTIDEPFSIPYNQIPGFPHTTVTGHSGELFTGTTKGHKIIAFSGRFHHYEGHPLETTVLPVHLAKAFNAKKLIVSNAAGAINTRFKVGDLMVIDDVFRIFQKVAPAVSQPYRYNLGPVADKVRSIAASIGLEVQRGTYLYAKGPSYETKAEIRAFRVMGTDVVGMSTAPELIEASRLELPAAAISLVTNMAAGVLNQKLDHSEVKAAAESRKDDFAKLVTELIDRL, encoded by the coding sequence ATGATGAAACTACCTGACAAAATCGATCAAATAAAATCGTACCTGATTCAAAATGATTTTCCTGAGGAAATTGAAGCTGCTATAATTTTAGGTTCAGGTCTGGGCGATTTTTCAACAACCATAGATGAGCCTTTTTCAATTCCTTACAATCAAATTCCCGGGTTCCCTCATACTACCGTAACGGGGCATTCAGGTGAGCTATTTACCGGTACTACTAAAGGTCATAAAATTATAGCATTCTCTGGCCGGTTTCATCACTATGAGGGACATCCGTTAGAAACCACCGTTCTCCCCGTTCACCTAGCCAAAGCATTTAACGCTAAAAAACTGATTGTATCAAATGCTGCCGGTGCAATCAATACCCGGTTTAAAGTAGGCGACCTGATGGTTATAGATGATGTTTTTCGGATATTCCAGAAAGTAGCGCCTGCAGTCTCCCAACCCTATCGATACAATCTTGGACCTGTAGCAGATAAAGTGAGATCAATAGCCGCATCAATCGGGCTCGAGGTTCAACGAGGTACGTATCTCTACGCAAAGGGCCCCAGTTACGAAACCAAAGCAGAAATCCGCGCATTTCGTGTGATGGGTACAGATGTTGTGGGGATGAGCACTGCACCGGAACTGATTGAAGCTTCCAGACTTGAACTGCCTGCTGCAGCCATATCACTGGTTACTAATATGGCCGCCGGTGTGTTAAACCAAAAGCTGGATCATTCTGAAGTAAAAGCAGCTGCTGAAAGTCGCAAAGATGATTTTGCAAAACTGGTTACAGAACTGATTGACAGACTTTGA
- a CDS encoding PASTA domain-containing protein has product MDKLKALLTNKTFYISLGSLVTLGAILVLLMDFVIMPNYTNYNEGVTVPDVTKLSLEEAEVLLIDYGLRYEIHDRRAHSAYPANYIIDQSPSAKQLVKPNRKVYLTVNSESTPQVVVPKVENLSFRNARLQLENNGLTVGSISYESNRFRNTILRQSIAPEDTVDRGTVVNLVVSDGLGARMVQMPDVEGLRLSEAQQKIMAAGLRVGELRFEPARDVTPNTVLSYSPVGPELQEGESIELVIAERFDAREEAESGAVVDDSTATTPPDTTQIDN; this is encoded by the coding sequence ATGGATAAATTAAAAGCATTACTGACCAATAAAACATTCTACATCTCTCTTGGCAGTTTAGTCACATTAGGTGCTATTCTCGTCCTGTTGATGGATTTTGTAATTATGCCTAATTACACGAATTACAATGAAGGTGTAACCGTACCAGATGTAACCAAACTTTCTCTCGAAGAAGCCGAGGTTCTTTTAATCGACTATGGTCTTCGATATGAAATTCATGACCGCAGAGCTCACTCAGCTTATCCGGCTAACTACATTATTGATCAGTCACCCTCGGCAAAACAACTCGTAAAACCCAATCGAAAGGTTTACTTAACCGTTAACTCCGAATCAACACCGCAGGTGGTGGTTCCCAAAGTAGAGAATCTCTCATTTCGCAATGCTCGGCTTCAGCTGGAAAATAATGGCTTAACTGTAGGTTCTATCAGTTATGAATCTAACCGTTTCAGAAACACGATTTTACGCCAGTCAATAGCCCCGGAAGATACCGTTGACCGCGGTACTGTTGTAAACCTTGTAGTCAGTGATGGCTTGGGTGCAAGAATGGTACAAATGCCTGACGTGGAGGGTTTGAGACTGTCTGAAGCGCAACAAAAAATTATGGCCGCAGGATTACGAGTTGGAGAATTACGTTTTGAACCGGCAAGGGATGTTACTCCAAATACGGTTCTTTCATACAGTCCGGTTGGACCTGAACTCCAGGAAGGAGAATCCATTGAATTGGTTATTGCAGAACGTTTTGACGCCCGTGAAGAAGCTGAATCAGGAGCTGTTGTCGACGACTCAACTGCCACAACCCCACCTGATACCACTCAAATAGATAATTAA
- a CDS encoding PhoH family protein, with protein MTPIETSQKLIEKTIFIEDLDPVVILGFSDEHLNQLDRAFPSTKITARGNRIKILGPQDEVSAIEEIMSEMISIGRQTGHIKSQDVSTLLALADKTEGDSSSSPARKPFTQDKGDVIIHTHTGEAISAKTPGQRNIVKASENNDILFAIGPAGTGKTYTSVALAVKALKERKVKKIILARPAVEAGENLGFLPGDLKEKVDPYLRPLYDALEEMIEFDKLEFQLAKNTIEIAPLAYMRGRTLNNAFVILDEAQNATNTQMKMFLTRIGFNSRAIITGDVTQTDLPKKQESGLISIQNILKDIDGISFVYLSQEDVVRHKLVRDIIDAYEKFEK; from the coding sequence TTGACTCCTATCGAAACATCCCAAAAACTCATTGAAAAAACGATTTTCATCGAAGATCTGGATCCGGTTGTAATCTTAGGATTTAGTGATGAACATCTGAATCAACTTGATCGGGCCTTCCCCTCTACAAAGATTACCGCCAGAGGAAATCGAATTAAAATTTTAGGCCCCCAGGATGAAGTAAGTGCTATTGAAGAGATCATGAGTGAAATGATTTCAATTGGGAGACAAACGGGGCACATTAAATCTCAGGATGTTTCCACACTGCTGGCTCTGGCTGATAAAACTGAGGGAGACAGCAGTTCATCACCTGCACGAAAACCCTTTACTCAGGACAAAGGTGATGTAATTATCCATACGCATACCGGAGAAGCTATCTCTGCAAAAACTCCCGGTCAGAGAAACATCGTAAAAGCTTCTGAAAACAATGATATTCTCTTCGCTATTGGTCCGGCGGGCACCGGTAAAACTTACACATCTGTTGCACTTGCAGTTAAAGCACTGAAAGAGCGAAAAGTGAAAAAAATTATACTTGCCAGACCGGCGGTTGAAGCCGGTGAAAATCTCGGTTTTCTGCCAGGAGACTTAAAGGAAAAAGTCGATCCTTACCTCCGTCCGCTTTATGACGCACTCGAAGAGATGATTGAGTTTGATAAGCTCGAATTTCAGCTGGCAAAAAATACTATTGAGATTGCACCCCTGGCCTACATGCGTGGTCGTACGCTAAACAATGCTTTTGTGATTCTGGATGAGGCGCAGAACGCCACCAATACGCAGATGAAGATGTTCCTTACCCGGATTGGGTTTAATAGCCGGGCGATTATCACCGGCGATGTCACTCAAACGGACCTTCCTAAAAAACAAGAGTCCGGCTTGATCTCTATTCAAAATATTCTGAAAGACATAGATGGAATTTCGTTCGTCTATTTAAGTCAGGAAGACGTTGTGCGGCACAAGCTGGTTCGTGACATCATTGATGCATACGAAAAATTTGAAAAGTAA
- the typA gene encoding translational GTPase TypA, with protein sequence MTQDIRNIAIIAHVDHGKTTLVDKMLRQSGTFRENQQVDERVMDSGDLEKEKGITISSKNTAVLWKGTKINIVDTPGHADFGGEVERILKMVNGVILLVDAAEGPLPQTKFVLRKSLALGYQPIVLINKIDRQDARPDAVLNMVFDLFVSLDASDEQLDFPVLYAAAIDGYAKTELEDENVDMAPLFDKIVDHIPPPKQITDAPFKMLVSSVDWNDYVGRIAIGRVEQGTIKTNQEIILMDRKGNQKIKAKATKLYTFNGLNREPVDEAQAGDIFAMAGYDAVEIGDTLTHVSDPTPIEYYDIDQPTMAMYFRVNNSPFAGLEGDYVTSNQIKDRLNKEIRTNVSIRVEQTDNPDIFRVAGRGELQLAILIETMRREGYEFAVSRPEVLYREIDGQTHEPFEEVVIDVHADYSNKVIDNLQKRKGIMTSMVQEGENHRVEFKVPSRGLIGFRGEMLTETRGTGIMHQQFDSYEPYAGDIPGRTRGALISLEKGDVTPYALEGLQDRGQFIVEPGDPVYTGQVVGINNRADDLVVNVVKKKNLTNHRATQTADSVKISQAKKMSLEQCIEFIDNDELLEVTPKSLRIRKTYLDHNERKRAEKKKELV encoded by the coding sequence ATGACTCAAGATATTAGAAATATTGCCATTATCGCTCACGTAGATCACGGAAAAACCACATTGGTGGACAAGATGCTTCGGCAGAGCGGTACATTCAGAGAGAATCAACAAGTAGACGAAAGAGTAATGGATTCCGGTGACCTCGAAAAAGAAAAGGGGATTACCATTAGTTCAAAAAATACAGCTGTACTTTGGAAGGGCACGAAAATCAATATTGTGGATACTCCGGGTCACGCCGATTTTGGTGGTGAAGTGGAACGTATCCTGAAGATGGTTAACGGTGTGATTTTACTTGTTGACGCTGCTGAGGGTCCGCTTCCTCAAACCAAGTTTGTACTCCGAAAATCGCTTGCTCTGGGATATCAGCCTATTGTTTTAATTAATAAAATTGATCGACAAGATGCTCGTCCGGATGCTGTATTGAATATGGTATTCGACCTGTTTGTGTCTCTGGATGCCAGTGATGAACAACTTGACTTCCCGGTTCTATATGCTGCCGCGATTGACGGTTATGCAAAAACGGAACTGGAAGATGAAAATGTGGATATGGCTCCGCTATTTGATAAGATTGTAGATCATATACCACCGCCGAAGCAAATAACAGACGCGCCATTCAAAATGCTGGTCAGCAGCGTGGACTGGAACGACTATGTTGGCCGTATTGCGATTGGTAGGGTAGAGCAGGGAACCATCAAAACCAACCAGGAAATTATTTTGATGGACCGGAAGGGAAATCAAAAGATAAAGGCAAAAGCTACAAAACTGTATACTTTTAATGGTCTGAACCGTGAACCGGTTGATGAAGCTCAAGCAGGGGACATTTTTGCAATGGCCGGGTATGATGCCGTGGAGATCGGCGATACGTTGACTCACGTTTCCGACCCTACTCCGATCGAGTATTACGATATCGACCAGCCAACAATGGCGATGTATTTTAGGGTTAATAATTCTCCGTTTGCGGGCCTTGAAGGTGATTATGTGACCTCAAACCAGATAAAGGATCGTCTTAATAAAGAGATTCGAACTAATGTCTCCATAAGGGTTGAGCAGACCGATAATCCGGATATTTTCAGAGTTGCCGGAAGAGGTGAACTCCAGCTGGCCATTCTTATTGAAACCATGCGAAGAGAAGGTTACGAGTTTGCCGTTTCCCGTCCGGAAGTACTTTACAGAGAAATTGATGGACAGACTCATGAGCCATTTGAAGAGGTCGTGATCGACGTTCATGCAGATTACAGTAACAAAGTGATCGATAATCTGCAGAAACGGAAGGGAATTATGACATCAATGGTACAGGAAGGAGAGAATCACAGAGTTGAGTTTAAAGTACCTTCGCGTGGCTTGATTGGATTCAGAGGCGAGATGCTTACAGAAACCCGAGGAACTGGCATCATGCACCAGCAGTTTGACTCCTATGAGCCATACGCAGGTGATATTCCGGGACGTACACGAGGAGCACTAATTTCACTGGAGAAAGGTGATGTAACTCCATATGCTCTTGAGGGGCTTCAGGACAGGGGGCAGTTTATTGTTGAACCCGGAGATCCTGTATACACGGGCCAGGTTGTTGGCATCAACAACCGCGCGGATGATTTGGTTGTGAATGTAGTGAAGAAGAAGAATTTAACGAATCACCGGGCAACCCAAACTGCTGATTCAGTAAAAATTTCACAGGCTAAAAAAATGAGTCTGGAGCAGTGTATTGAATTTATCGACAATGATGAACTGCTGGAAGTAACTCCCAAAAGTTTGAGAATTCGAAAAACGTATCTTGATCACAACGAGCGGAAAAGAGCTGAGAAGAAGAAAGAGTTGGTTTAA
- a CDS encoding MBL fold metallo-hydrolase, which translates to MSNIKVTPLYEGTFSVGLDKNFKRISRDDPPNKGALKLAINPFLIQDGEKNILFDVGLGDLLGENSSIDTILENLESKGVEDFEISDIFASHLHFDHIGGLANRKNGYWDLTFPDAKVWISKNGWRKLRSIIEKEDDDVRDFFNFIDSHADLNFLNDEENQIDHVRTKRIGGHTEFHQVLFYENGDDRYLMAGDILGRRSAINRSFEAKYDFDPKQSVKARSELQELAYKEGYAIMTYHEPINPIFKLTGFDKKKGYTIENVS; encoded by the coding sequence ATGAGCAATATCAAAGTTACACCACTGTATGAAGGTACATTCTCTGTGGGGCTTGATAAAAATTTCAAACGAATTAGCAGAGATGATCCACCAAATAAAGGGGCTCTCAAGCTTGCCATTAATCCGTTTTTAATACAGGATGGCGAGAAAAATATTCTTTTTGATGTGGGACTTGGTGATTTGCTGGGTGAGAACAGTTCTATAGATACCATTCTGGAAAATTTGGAATCCAAAGGAGTTGAGGATTTTGAAATATCGGATATCTTTGCCAGCCATCTCCATTTTGATCATATCGGAGGATTAGCAAACCGAAAAAATGGGTATTGGGATCTTACGTTTCCCGACGCAAAGGTTTGGATATCAAAGAATGGGTGGAGAAAGCTCAGGTCCATTATCGAAAAAGAGGATGACGATGTAAGAGACTTCTTCAACTTTATTGATTCTCATGCTGACCTCAATTTTTTGAATGATGAGGAGAATCAGATCGATCATGTACGAACGAAGAGAATTGGCGGGCATACCGAATTCCATCAGGTACTTTTTTACGAAAACGGTGATGATCGTTACCTTATGGCGGGAGACATATTGGGGCGCAGAAGCGCCATAAATCGTAGCTTCGAGGCAAAGTATGACTTCGACCCCAAGCAGAGTGTAAAGGCCAGGTCAGAGCTTCAAGAGTTGGCTTATAAAGAAGGTTATGCAATCATGACCTATCATGAACCGATAAATCCGATTTTTAAACTAACGGGCTTCGATAAAAAGAAGGGATATACAATTGAAAATGTATCATGA